In Oryza sativa Japonica Group chromosome 3, ASM3414082v1, one DNA window encodes the following:
- the LOC4332647 gene encoding pentatricopeptide repeat-containing protein At1g05750, chloroplastic, whose amino-acid sequence MLTVTLLDAHLARCSSARHLLQIHAQFVASGLLADAFAASRLILFTTSTRLLPLPFHHSLRLLHVVHRPNAFSCNMVLKAAREHGLPHLCLPLYASMSAAPDCYTHTILAAACATRRAIEEGRQVHCHAVRHGFGRNLYLANALMSMYSACGCLGDARKVFDAGPVWDAVSWNTILAAYVQAEDVDQAVGVFARMPERGAAAVSSMVSLFGRRGMVDEARKVFDVVERKDVFTWTAMISCFQRNGKFAEALALFSDMRGEGWPVDEAVMVCVVAACARLEVTRNGEMCHGLAFRAGLGSRLNVQNALIHMYSSFLNVVAARRLFDSGQCLDQFSWNSMIAGYLKNGSVKDAKELFTVMPDKDNVSWTTMISGCVQNDQSSEALTIFNNMQAQGIKPDEVTLVSVISACTNMSSLEQGKSMHEYIREHQYTITVILGTSLIDMYMKCGCLESALEVFDTMEERGTPCWNAVIVGLAMNGLVMKSLDMFSEMESSSTATPNEITFTGVLSACRHAGLVEEGQHFFKLMQHKYHIIPNIRHYGCMVDLLGRAGYVKEAENLIESMPMSPDVPAWGALLGSCWKHGDNEVGERVGRKLVNLDPHHDGFHTMLSNIYASEGMWQHVKDLRGSMKQWHVPKIPGSSVVESSLPL is encoded by the coding sequence aTGCTCACGGTGACCCTCCTGGACGCGCACCTCGCGCGGTGCAGCTCggcgcgccacctcctccagaTCCACGCCCAGTTCGTCGCGTCCGGTCTCCTCGCCGACGCCTTCGCCGCCAGCCGCCTCATCCTCTTCACCACCTCCAcccgcctcctcccgctcccgTTCCACCActcgctccgcctcctccacgtCGTCCACCGCCCCAACGCCTTCTCCTGCAACATGGTCCTCAAGGCGGCCCGCGAGCATGGGCTGCCGCACCTGTGCCTCCCGCTCTACGCGTCCATGTCCGCGGCCCCCGACTGCTACACCCAtaccatcctcgccgccgcctgcgccaccAGGAGGGCCATCGAAGAAGGCCGCCAGGTGCACTGCCACGCCGTCAGGCACGGGTTCGGGCGCAACCTGTACCTCGCGAACGCGCTGATGAGTATGTACTCCGCGTGTGGGTGCCTCGGCGACGCGCGCAAGGTGTTCGACGCGGGTCCTGTTTGGGACGCCGTTTCTTGGAACACGATCCTGGCCGCGTACGTGCAGGCTGAGGATGTGGACCAGGCGGTTGGGGTGTTTGCACGGATGCCTGAACGGGGTGCTGCGGCGGTGAGTTCGATGGTGTCGCTGTTTGGGAGGAGAGGAATGGTGGACGAGGCGAGGAAGGTGTTTGATGTGGTGGAGCGCAAGGATGTTTTCACGTGGACTGCGATGATTTCTTGCTTTCAGCGGAATGGCAAGTTTGCAGAGGCGTTGGCTTTGTTCTCAGATATGCGTGGGGAGGGGTGGCCTGTGGATGAGGCAGTCATGGTCTGTGTTGTCGCTGCCTGTGCACGGTTGGAGGTAACTCGGAATGGGGAGATGTGTCATGGGCTGGCTTTCAGAGCTGGCCTTGGCTCGAGGTTGAACGTCCAGAACGCATTGATCCACATGTACTCAAGTTTTCTGAATGTTGTTGCGGCACGAAGATTGTTTGACAGTGGCCAGTGTTTGGACCAGTTCTCTTGGAACTCGATGATAGCTGGCTATCTTAAGAATGGCTCTGTCAAGGATGCAAAGGAATTGTTCACTGTAATGCCTGACAAAGATAATGTTTCTTGGACTACAATGATATCTGGTTGTGTGCAAAATGACCAGTCCTCAGAGGCACTCACTATTTTCAACAACATGCAAGCCCAAGGAATCAAGCCAGATGAGGTTACGCTTGTAAGCGTCATCTCTGCATGTACTAATATGTCTtctctcgagcaaggcaagtcaatGCATGAGTACATAAGGGAACACCAATATACCATCACAGTCATACTTGGGACTAGCCTCATTGACATGTACATGAAGTGTGGGTGCTTAGAATCTGCATTAGAAGTCTTCGATACAATGGAAGAAAGAGGAACACCTTGCTGGAATGCTGTCATTGTGGGGCTGGCCATGAATGGTCTGGTGATGAAGTCCCTTGACATGTTTTCGGAGATGGAATCATCTAGCACTGCCACTCCAAATGAGATAACTTTCACTGGAGTTTTGAGTGCTTGCAGACATGCTGGCCTAGTTGAGGAGGGCCAACATTTCTTCAAGTTGATGCAGCACAAGTATCACATTATCCCAAACATCAGACATTATGGATGCATGGTGGATCTTCTTGGACGTGCTGGATATGTCAAAGAGGCAGAGAATCTGATTGAGAGCATGCCCATGTCACCAGATGTTCCAGCATGGGGTGCTTTGCTTGGTTCCTGCTGGAAACATGGTGATAATGAGGTTGGAGAAAGGGTGGGGAGGAAGCTTGTCAATCTAGATCCTCACCATGACGGGTTCCACACTATGCTATCTAACATATATGCTTCAGAAGGAATGTGGCAACATGTAAAGGACCTAAGGGGCTCCATGAAACAATGGCATGTCCCAAAAATTCCTGGTTCTAGTGTGGTTGAATCATCACTACCTTTGTGA
- the LOC4332648 gene encoding uncharacterized protein, protein MGESRGSIAFFASYRPPVALDIFCCPAPPSSPKDELHLTDGDSYNYNCQPIPPAALKTVVERLGVSRGDAVEGDIDSGRITGLVFVSEREHNLETLHIALRFNDDGEVQVFSLADAYGGDGLFSGARMEDSGCIAGGYEVDGRTVDHYLVYVSTKEPVRERRSPWNVAYKTNLRTGETERLTPPGTFDISPSVSPSGKKVAVASYQGKKWDGEIKNLNTNIYVMSLENPSQDRERVIENGGWPSWGSEDVIFFHRKDGDGENSCWGVFRHTLSTGETVRVTPAAFDSVTPAAIDETRVAVAAIRQKSEFSDVRVEAQYRHIEVFDMRSPEQPMQITRNTRPKADHFNPFVMDGGKFIGYHRCKSELLQHGDDLPRKFHKLQSPHEDVGVFRVSGVFPTFSKDGSQLAFVDNEFKSVWLADSQGMRVVFKTDGPDSVFSPLWNSKKDILYVCMGPSFKASETLEIHSIHNVSTGDRKSRQLTFGGFNNAFPSTNPDGTKFVFRSTRDGGAKYSKNLYIMEDADAGEGEDGSQSTVTRMTAGEWTDTHCQWSPNGKWIVFSSNRDRPADAPERDHGLDPGYFAVYLMDVASRSVVRVIRSGYDVAGHVNHPVFSPDGRSIAVTSDLAAVTADPMSLPLFLHSVRPYGDIFTVDIDPDDMARNEDVEGFVRVTHSRYENSTPAWTVFSTHDPHAQWNLLVVEDEHVPSCPYAHPDGGESWHMTGQICIPKRHC, encoded by the exons ATGGGTGAGAGCAGAGGCAGCATTGCCTTCTTCGCGAGCTACAGGCCACCGGTGGCTCTGGACATATTCTGCTGCCCAGCTCCACCGTCTAGCCCGAAGGACGAGCTGCACCTGACGGACGGCGACTCCTACAACTACAACTGCCAGCCCATCCCACCGGCGGCGCTCAAGACGGTCGTGGAGCGCCTCGGCGTGTCCCGCGGCGACGCCGTCGAGGGCGACATCGATTCCGGCCGCATCACCGGCCTCGTCTTCGTCTCCGAGAGGGAGCACAACCTCGAGACGCTCCACATCGCCCTGCGCttcaacgacgacggcgaggtccAGGTCTTCTCCCTGGCCGACGCCTATGGCGGCGACGGCCTGTTCAGCGGCGCCCGCATGGAGGACAGCGGCTGCATTGCCGGCGGCTACGAGGTGGATGGCCGCACGGTTGACCATTACCTCGTGTATGTGTCCACCAAGGAGCCAGTGCGAGAACGTCGCAGCCCGTGGAACGTCGCTTACAAGACCAATCTTAGAACCGGCGAGACTGAACGCCTCACACCACCAG GAACATTTGATATAAGCCCATCTGTGTCACCATCCGGGAAGAAAGTAGCGGTGGCTTCGTACCAAGGGAAGAAATGGGACGGTGAGATCAAGAACCTCAACACCAACATCTACGTGATGAGCTTGGAGAACCCGTCTCAGGATCGCGAGCGGGTGATCGAGAACGGCGGCTGGCCGTCGTGGGGCAGCGAGGACGTGATCTTCTTCCACAGGAAGGACGGCGACGGGGAGAACAGCTGCTGGGGCGTGTTCCGGCACACCCTGAGCACCGGCGAGACCGTCCGGGTGACGCCGGCGGCGTTCGACTCGGTGACTCCGGCGGCCATCGACGAGACcagggtggcggtggcggccatcCGCCAGAAGTCCGAGTTCAGTGATGTCCGCGTCGAGGCACAGTACAGGCACATCGAGGTGTTCGACATGAGATCGCCGGAGCAGCCGATGCAGATCACCCGGAACACCAGGCCAAAGGCCGACCATTTCAACCCCTTCGTGATGGACGGTGGCAAGTTCATTGGTTACCACCGTTGCAAAAGCGAGCTCCTCCAG CACGGCGATGATCTCCCGAGAAAATTTCACAAGCTGCAATCCCCACACGAAGATGTCGGTGTGTTCAGGGTGTCCGGTGTGTTCCCAACATTTTCCAAAGATGGTTCTCAGCTTGCCTTCGTTGACAACGAGTTCAAATCCGTGTGGCTGGCCGATAGCCAAGGGATGCGTGTCGTCTTCAAG ACTGATGGCCCAGACAGCGTCTTCTCACCGCTGTGGAATTCCAAGAAGGATATACTCTATGTGTGCATGGGACCTTCTTTCAAAGCCAGTGAAACGTTGGAGATCCATTCCATACACAATGTATCCACTGGTGACCGGAAGTCGCGGCAGCTCACGTTCGGAGGATTCAACAACGCCTTCCCTTCCACCAATCCAGACG GAACGAAATTTGTTTTCCGGTCGACAAGAGATGGAGGGGCAAAGTACAGCAAGAACCTGTACATAATggaggacgccgacgccggAGAAGGCGAGGATGGCAGCCAGTCGACGGTGACGCGGATGACCGCCGGCGAGTGGACGGACACGCACTGCCAGTGGTCTCCGAACGGGAAGTGGATCGTGTTCTCGTCGAACCGGGACAGGCCGGCGGACGCGCCGGAGCGCGACCACGGCCTCGACCCGGGCTACTTCGCCGTCTACCTGATGGACGTGGCGTCCCGGTCGGTGGTGAGGGTGATCAGGAGCGGGTACGACGTCGCCGGGCACGTGAACCACCCGGTGTTCAGCCCGGACGGGCGGAGCATCGCGGTGACGTCCGACCTCGCCGCGGTGACCGCCGACCCGATGTCGCTGCCGCTCTTCCTGCACTCCGTCAGGCCCTACGGCGACATCTTCACCGTGGACATCGACCCGGACGACATGGCGAGGAACGAGGACGTGGAGGGGTTCGTCCGCGTCACGCACAGCCGGTACGAGAACTCCACGCCGGCGTGGACCGTGTTCTCCACGCACGACCCGCACGCGCAGTGGAACCTCCTCGTCGTGGAGGACGAGCACGTCCCGTCGTGCCCGTACGCGCATCCGGACGGAGGCGAGAGTTGGCACATGACCGGCCAGATTTGCATCCCCAAAAGGCACTGTTAA